The region GAGCGCTGATGACAGCCCCGAAAATGATTCTGCTGGATGAGCCGAGCCAGGGTCTGGCACCCAAGCTTGTTGCAGAAGTTTTTGAGACGATTTCAAAGCTGAGGGATGAGGGTCTTACGATTCTTCTTGTTGAGCAAAATGTATTTGCCTCTCTGGACATAGCAGACTATGCGTACGTTCTTGGAGAGGGAAAGGTTGTTACTGAGGGAACAGTTGATGAAATAAAGGATTCTGATGAAATTAAGAGGGTTTACGTGGGTGTTTGATATGATTGTGTGTGCGGTTGATGATTACCGGAGGATGGAGAAGCTTGTCAGATTTGCGGCAGAGGAGGCAAAATTTAGGGGAATGAAACTTCACATAATCCATTCCAGTCCAGGCGGGGATAAAACTGATTTGGAAGAGGTGGAATTCGGGGAGAAACTTCTTGCCGATGCAGAGAAAATAGCGGGAGAGTACGGTATTGAGGTGGAAACGCACTTTCTCCTGAGGGGAAATGATCCCGCAAAGGACATTCTTCTCTTCTGCGAGGAGGTAAATGCAAAACTTGTCGTTATCGGGGTTAAAAAAAGAACTCCAGCCGGTAAACTGCTGTTCGGAAGTGTTGCGCAGCAGGTGATACTGCACGCCGAGATTCCTGTGATATGTATAAAGTGAGGTGAACTGTATGTCGAAGCATCCACTTGAGGGTATAAAGGTACTTGAGCTGGGGCAGGCTGTTGCTGGGCCATATATCGGCACACTTCTGGCAGATCTTGGGGCGGAGGTAATTCACATTGAGAGACCAAAGGTGGGAGACTTGGCAAGGCACTGGATTCCGATACGGGG is a window of Geoglobus acetivorans DNA encoding:
- a CDS encoding universal stress protein produces the protein MIVCAVDDYRRMEKLVRFAAEEAKFRGMKLHIIHSSPGGDKTDLEEVEFGEKLLADAEKIAGEYGIEVETHFLLRGNDPAKDILLFCEEVNAKLVVIGVKKRTPAGKLLFGSVAQQVILHAEIPVICIK